The following are encoded in a window of Thermodesulfobacteriota bacterium genomic DNA:
- a CDS encoding response regulator, producing the protein MDAVLTVFKASKYCNVSPKTIINWIDSGYIKAYKTVGGHRRIKKLDLEDFMQRQGIPIPEEEQMEERKRILVVDDDPIIVETIVQALEEDEHDYEVISASDGFEAGLQVSHFKPHLLILDIMMPDIKGYEVCKKIKSSEATRHMVIIVLSAYLDEEKFRMMKEYGADVCFSKPLPLPQLKQEVSRLLGLS; encoded by the coding sequence ATGGATGCTGTATTAACTGTTTTCAAGGCCAGCAAATACTGTAATGTCTCTCCCAAGACCATTATCAACTGGATAGATTCTGGCTATATTAAGGCATACAAGACCGTGGGGGGGCATCGTCGTATAAAAAAGCTAGACCTCGAAGACTTTATGCAAAGGCAGGGAATTCCAATCCCCGAAGAGGAACAAATGGAAGAGAGAAAGAGAATACTCGTGGTGGATGATGACCCCATCATCGTTGAAACGATTGTTCAAGCCTTGGAAGAGGATGAACATGATTATGAGGTTATTTCTGCTTCCGATGGGTTTGAGGCCGGTCTCCAGGTAAGTCACTTCAAACCGCACCTTTTAATACTGGATATCATGATGCCCGATATTAAGGGGTATGAGGTGTGCAAGAAGATTAAGTCCAGTGAAGCTACCAGGCACATGGTTATTATTGTCTTGTCAGCGTATCTGGACGAAGAGAAATTCAGGATGATGAAGGAGTACGGTGCAGACGTGTGTTTTTCCAAGCCTTTGCCTCTGCCCCAGTTGAAGCAAGAGGTGAGCCGGTTATTGGGATTGTCCTGA